One genomic window of Acidobacteriota bacterium includes the following:
- a CDS encoding MFS transporter codes for MSQAGSPVRFPLVSALSFAMFFMFAMTTDAVGEIISIAKGEMGLSNTQASLFHWATMVGIALSGILLGFLADLIGRKKAIVLGLGLYGATSATFFSSSSFLFYLTLLFAGGLAIGIFKTAILALIGEISESTSDHTRRMNTCEGFFGIGAIIGPLIVVSLDSAGLSWRWLYLIAASLCLLMILAAMRTTFPPESVKQEKSDADLFSSIRLMGNRYAMGFSVAIALYVACEVAIFVWAPTLFSDFTGTPLAMSFAAYAVMIFFILRAVGRFLAIWILQIVDWKVVMAAFTGAIFLCFLLSSMMGKQTAVFLLPLSGLFMSMIYPTFNSKGISCLPKAKHGAAAGLILFFTAVSAAFTPLLMGFVSDEFGGGRMETGFLLATGLAGLLFAFTLYNLVADPAGTALSEADSREY; via the coding sequence ATGAGCCAGGCCGGAAGCCCTGTCCGGTTTCCGCTCGTTTCGGCCCTTTCCTTCGCAATGTTCTTCATGTTTGCGATGACCACCGACGCGGTAGGTGAGATCATCAGTATCGCCAAGGGCGAGATGGGATTGTCCAATACGCAAGCGAGCCTTTTCCATTGGGCTACCATGGTCGGCATCGCGCTGAGCGGCATCCTGCTCGGCTTCCTGGCCGACCTGATCGGCCGGAAAAAGGCGATCGTGCTCGGACTGGGCCTCTATGGCGCAACCAGCGCGACCTTCTTCAGCTCCTCCTCCTTCCTTTTTTACCTGACGCTGCTATTTGCCGGCGGCCTGGCCATCGGCATTTTCAAGACGGCGATCCTCGCGCTGATCGGCGAGATCTCGGAGTCCACCAGTGACCACACGCGCCGCATGAACACCTGCGAGGGCTTCTTCGGCATCGGTGCGATCATCGGTCCTCTCATTGTCGTGTCGCTCGACTCGGCCGGACTTTCCTGGCGTTGGCTCTACCTGATCGCCGCGTCGCTCTGCCTGCTGATGATCCTCGCCGCCATGAGGACGACTTTTCCGCCCGAAAGCGTGAAGCAGGAGAAGTCCGACGCTGACTTGTTCAGCTCCATCCGCCTGATGGGCAATCGCTATGCAATGGGGTTCTCGGTCGCAATTGCGCTGTATGTGGCCTGCGAAGTGGCGATCTTCGTCTGGGCGCCGACCCTGTTCTCGGATTTCACCGGCACGCCGCTGGCGATGTCCTTTGCGGCCTACGCCGTGATGATCTTTTTCATCCTGCGCGCAGTCGGACGGTTCCTCGCCATCTGGATCCTGCAGATTGTCGACTGGAAGGTCGTCATGGCTGCATTCACCGGTGCCATATTCCTGTGCTTCCTGCTGAGCTCAATGATGGGCAAGCAAACGGCCGTGTTCCTGCTGCCGCTTTCGGGCCTGTTCATGTCGATGATCTACCCGACCTTCAACTCCAAGGGCATCAGCTGCCTGCCGAAGGCGAAGCATGGCGCGGCTGCCGGCCTCATCCTGTTCTTCACGGCCGTCTCTGCCGCCTTCACGCCGTTGCTGATGGGTTTCGTCAGCGATGAATTTGGCGGCGGACGCATGGAGACCGGATTCCTGCTCGCAACCGGTCTGGCGGGGCTGTTGTTCGCGTTCACCCTCTACAACCTCGTTGCCGATCCTGCCGGGACCGCGCTCTCCGAAGCCGATTCCCGCGAGTACTGA
- a CDS encoding LacI family DNA-binding transcriptional regulator: MLELAKIARVDISTVSRALNDSPVVKESTRKRIQRIASEIGYAVNAPASSLRRKSARAIGMVIPLDPVTEQTMSDPFFLEMVGAVSQAAADLDYDLVVTVPRDARQVAERRLLNTGRADGIIVIGQAARADRLNELAAVHTNFVVWGGRISGAKYTTVGSDNVKGGHLATSHLFKRGARRILFLGDPTLPEVKLRYEGFLKAHQEAGASVDRSYTLKMNFSGRSTFDQVLDFIRAGNKFDGIFASSDLLANSAIHALVAHGLSVPGDVRIVGYDNIGQASMMTPPLTTVSQNIGEGGRLLVELLLAKLEGEKVKSCFTKTELIVRSSA, translated from the coding sequence ATGCTCGAGTTGGCGAAAATCGCGCGAGTCGACATTTCGACGGTTTCGCGCGCGCTCAACGATAGCCCCGTGGTCAAGGAGAGTACCCGCAAGCGCATCCAGAGGATCGCGTCCGAAATCGGCTATGCCGTCAACGCGCCCGCCAGCAGCCTGCGGCGCAAGTCCGCTCGGGCCATCGGCATGGTCATCCCGCTCGATCCGGTAACCGAACAGACCATGTCCGATCCCTTCTTCCTGGAGATGGTCGGCGCCGTCTCGCAAGCCGCCGCCGATCTGGACTATGATCTTGTTGTGACCGTGCCGCGCGATGCGCGCCAGGTTGCGGAACGCCGCCTGCTGAACACGGGCCGGGCTGACGGCATCATTGTGATCGGTCAGGCCGCGCGGGCCGATCGCCTGAACGAGCTTGCCGCCGTGCACACGAATTTTGTCGTCTGGGGCGGACGTATCAGCGGCGCCAAGTACACCACGGTCGGAAGCGACAACGTCAAAGGCGGCCATCTCGCGACGTCGCACCTCTTCAAGCGCGGCGCACGCCGTATTCTCTTTCTCGGCGACCCGACCCTGCCGGAGGTGAAACTTCGCTACGAAGGTTTCCTCAAGGCACACCAGGAAGCCGGCGCTTCGGTTGATCGGTCCTATACACTCAAGATGAACTTCAGTGGCCGCTCCACGTTCGATCAGGTGCTCGATTTCATCCGGGCCGGAAACAAGTTCGACGGCATTTTCGCCAGCTCGGACCTGCTGGCCAATTCCGCCATCCATGCCCTCGTGGCGCACGGGCTCAGCGTGCCGGGCGATGTCCGGATCGTCGGATACGACAACATCGGCCAGGCTTCGATGATGACGCCCCCCTTGACCACCGTTTCCCAAAACATCGGCGAAGGCGGTCGCCTGCTGGTCGAATTGCTTCTGGCCAAGCTGGAAGGCGAGAAAGTAAAGAGCTGCTTCACCAAGACCGAACTGATCGTGCGCAGCTCCGCCTGA